The Solenopsis invicta isolate M01_SB chromosome 12, UNIL_Sinv_3.0, whole genome shotgun sequence genome window below encodes:
- the LOC105200214 gene encoding uncharacterized protein LOC105200214, which yields MDEPPKKLPCNTLTAKELLCNRGITNHTLEKWERSLKTLPKNGQKHFEPDNSMLQNVQIENGLKNRRDLLNIERVERISELACAEWLPSQKRARVTKRSGQDWSNFGLERNGSLYLLAEETLFLMETNCLELIWNGLSCSIQQAYEILLDDSACTLEEYRVYSQLTRYGYRIQRYLYEELDKCNKTDESAPAKRKIIVDPENGLRMSDNQSQNKPNSKKSKPTLTKDAPQTSDKPPVSLNIKDHQKTTVQETVKQTVRNLVDIVCNIESNENGNKPATSQGTANNVTENDTNNEEKNRNSKPEIISDETLLGNILILKDTSCKASKWPGARIQRNVKKLPKRNDKVSPPEISIIDSSSTGDNSRHTAKRKVFTQNDECHAKKSKHEVIELLSDDEIQELPRCMTRMEMLNLLPNIALQSEIKEKISRRYIPHNIRPQRSMYQYNRTSILKMQENDKRVRQNCKDNRTNARQNASHSRSPLAINNRSPLLPNPPSLARSPSCPSRPFYALDQVHRTNISLPYPYRFPYNYLSDVYMQNRVTQNVFQNLFVAFGNHGNAVQRSLTIQMNNFMMPIEGYRTRNFFTENSLRHGFYQNVLWQQRFCQRRMTENALTHSNAHSVVSRRRHDDASSSVSHEIVNRPSFTTRLGTSSWMELKKRWSEEKTITIDDEDYKNMNEEDCTEVQVVKLINPLVGPRNASSLTEIFSKLAIIKSAPERIVRRKKSKYKISYNVYSCTQHYRKANPGQPLYSLVVIRKEDSILQPVELNRLQQDAKGSQIVLAYVSMSISYIQPGIITMPNI from the exons ATGGATGAACCGCCTAAAAAATTACCGTGCAATACGCTAAC GGCCAAAGAATTGCTGTGCAACAGGGGTATTACTAATCACACTCTGGAGAAATGGGAGAGGTCCTTGAAAACTTTGCCTAAAAATGGACAAAAGCATTTTGAGCCTGATAATTCCATGCTTCAAAATGTTCAAATAGAGAATGGACTTAAAAATCGTAGAGACTTGTTGAATATTGAGAGGGTTGAACGCATCTCAGAATTAGCCTGTGCCGAGTGGTTACCATCTCAGAAGAGAGCTCGCGTTACTAAAAGATCTGGTCAAGACTGGAGCAATTTTGGTCTGGAGAGGAATGGTTCATTATATTTGCTAGCTGAGGAAACATTATTTCTCATGGAAACG AATTGTCTTGAACTCATTTGGAATGGACTATCATGTTCGATCCAGCAAGCATACGAAATTTTGCTTGATGATTCGGCATGTACTCTGGAAGAATATAGGGTTTACAGTCAATTAACTCGCTATGGCTATCGTATACAACGCTATTTGTATGAAGAGTTGGACAAGTGCAACAAAACGGATGAGTCCGCTCCCGCTAAACGGAAAATTATTGTTGATCCTGAGAATGGACTGAGAATGTCTGACAACCAATCACAGAATAAGCCAAACTCAAAAAAATCCAAACCAACTTTGACAAAGGATGCGCCACAGACATCGGATAAACCTCCTGTTAGTCTTAATATAAAAGACCATCAAAAAACTACTGTACAAGAAACTGTAAAACAGACAGTACGTAATCTAGTAGACATTGTATGTAATATAGAAAGTAATGAAAATGGAAATAAACCAGCTACTTCCCAAGGAACGGCAAACAATGTAACAGAAAACGATACAAATAACGAAGAAAAGAATCGAAATTCTAAACCGGAAATAATTTCCGACGAGACTTTGTTGggcaatattttaattcttaaagaCACGTCGTGTAAAGCATCGAAATGGCCGGGTGCTCGCATTCAGCGTAACGTTAAAAAGTTGCCTAAGAGAAACGACAAAGTATCACCGCCAGAAATTTCTATAATCGATTCTAGTAGCACAGGTGATAATTCCAGACATACAGCGAAACGGAAGGTTTTTACACAAAATGACGAGTGTCATGCGAAAAAATCAAAACATGag GTGATTGAGCTGTTGTCTGACGATGAAATTCAAGAATTACCTCGGTGTATGACAAGAATGGAAATGTTgaatcttttaccaaatatcgCCTTACAATCGGAAATTAAGGAGAAAATTTCCAGACGATATATACCACACAATATAAGGCCTCAGAGGAGCATGTATCAATATAATCGGACGTCGATTTTAAAAATGCAGGAAAACGACAAACGAGTGCGACAAAATTGTAAAGATAATAGAACCAACGCCAGACAAAATGCGTCTCACTCTAGGAGCCCTCTTGCTATTAATAACAGAAGTCCTTTGCTACCAAATCCACCTTCACTTGCGCGTAGTCCATCTTGTCCATCACGACCGTTTTATGCCTTAGACCAAGTTCACAGAACGAACATCAGCTTGCCTTATCCATACAGATTTCCATACAATTATCTTTCAGACGTTTATATGCAGAATAGGGTCACGCAgaatgtatttcaaaatttattcgtCGCTTTTGGGAACCATGGAAATGCCGTTCAAAGAAGTCTCACCATACAGATGAACAATTTTATGATGCCGATAGAGGGATATCGAACGAGAAATTTCTTTACGGAGAACTCGCTTCGACACGGCTTCTATCAAAATGTTTTATGGCAGCAAAGATTTTGTCAGCGGAGAATGACAGAGAACGCGTTGACACACAGCAACGCGCATTCTGTTGTCTCAAGACGACGACACGATGATGCTAGTAGTTCAGTCAGTCATGAGATCGTTAATCGGCCTTCTTTTACGACACGTTTAGGAACTAGTTCGTGGATGGAATTGAAGAAAAGATGGTCTGAAGAAAAAACTATCACTATCGACGatgaagattataaaaatatgaatgagGAAGATTGTACAGAAGTGCAAGTTGTAAAGCTTATCAATCCTTTGGTTGGTCCTAGAAACGCATCCTCGCTGACAGAAATCTTTAGTAAACTCGCTATAATAAAATCAGCACCGGAAAGAATTGTCAGAAGGAAAAAGAGTAAATATAAGATATCATATAATGTGTACTCTTGTACACAACATTATAGAAAGGCAAATCCTGGTCAACCACTGTACAGTTTAGTAGTGATAAg AAAAGAAGACTCAATCCTGCAACCTGTTGAATTAAATCGTTTACAACAAGATGCGAAAGGCTCTCAGATAGTATTAGCATACGTGTCAATGTCAATATCATACATTCAGCCAGGTATTATAACAATGCcgaacatataa